In a genomic window of Methanosarcina horonobensis HB-1 = JCM 15518:
- a CDS encoding Ig-like domain-containing protein, producing MTSLPVSFKHGPTPPKVKAIYPDRQTFAYRCDSPIWIEFDMPMNNATITEDTVIVKSSASPEPVDGFLDAGSRMLMFRPYNEYPMDEYGAEITITLLGSETGSGFIMDERGIALDGDKDGKAGGDFVYTYRIVR from the coding sequence TTGACGTCTCTTCCAGTATCTTTCAAACACGGACCTACTCCTCCCAAAGTAAAAGCCATTTACCCTGACAGGCAGACTTTTGCCTACAGGTGTGACTCTCCTATATGGATTGAGTTCGATATGCCCATGAATAACGCAACGATTACGGAAGATACCGTAATAGTCAAAAGCTCCGCATCACCAGAACCTGTGGACGGGTTTCTGGATGCAGGATCCAGAATGCTCATGTTCCGTCCTTATAATGAATATCCTATGGACGAGTACGGGGCCGAGATAACAATAACTCTGCTTGGAAGTGAGACCGGATCTGGATTTATAATGGATGAAAGGGGAATTGCTCTGGACGGTGATAAAGATGGAAAAGCCGGAGGAGACTTTGTATATACTTACAGAATTGTAAGGTAA